In Brachypodium distachyon strain Bd21 chromosome 2, Brachypodium_distachyon_v3.0, whole genome shotgun sequence, one genomic interval encodes:
- the LOC100842537 gene encoding pentatricopeptide repeat-containing protein At2g46050, mitochondrial, which produces MWPRGLLLRLLLRVTAGATALHACARIHPLLIKSGHASDARLATALTDAYAKSALVKHARRVFDETPRRDIVLWNVMLSCYSSQGLLHHSWALFTSMQRTSGLSGDGFTFSALLSARAPSSACSQHLGLLAHGLVLRLGLHLDLVVATALLDMYAKSGRVTDARQVFDAMLLRSTVSWNAIIVCYGHHAGGSEALQIFVSMLRNDDGCCCQPDELTLASLLSSCANMAAAYEATQIHAYALKRGLQGFLQVANALVMAYGKNGFLQQATQTFATLHNPDIVSWSSMVSSFAYLGRAKSAIHVFERMIQQGVRLDGIAFLGVLSACSHAGLIEDGLKYFLMMMDYKIDPCPQHFVCLVDLLGRAGMVQDAYDVLINISCQTNIDVIGAFLGACKTRGNIELAKWAADRSLE; this is translated from the exons ATGTGGCCGCGCGGCCTTCTCttgcgcctcctcctccgcgtcaCCGCCGGCGCTACTGCCCTCCACGCCTGCGCGCGCATCCATCCGCTCCTCATCAAGTCCGGCCACGCCTCGGACGCCCGCCTCGCTACCGCGCTAACCGACGCCTACGCCAAGTCTGCCCTCGTCAAACACGCTCGCAGGGTGTTCGACGAAACCCCGCGCAGGGACATCGTGCTCTGGAACGTCATGCTCTCCTGCTACTCCTCCCAGGGCCTCCTCCACCACTCATGGGCCCTCTTCACCTCCATGCAGAGGACCTCCGgcctctccggcgacggcttcACCTTTAGTGCCTTGCTCAGTGCCCGCGCTCCTTCGTCTGCCTGCAGCCAACACCTGGGGCTCCTGGCACATGGCCTTGTTCTCAGGCTAGGCCTCCACTTGGACCTTGTCGTCGCCACTGCGCTCCTCGACATGTATGCAAAATCCGGCCGAGTCACGGACGCTCGCCAGGTGTTTGATGCCATGCTGCTCAGGAGCACCGTCTCTTGGAATGCCATCATTGTCTGCTATGGCCACCATGCTGGAGGCAGTGAAGCACTGCAGATTTTTGTGTCCATGCTCAGGAATGATGATGGGTGCTGCTGCCAGCCCGATGAGCTCACGCTTGCCAGCTTGCTTAGTTCCTGTGCCAACATGGCGGCTGCCTATGAGGCTACCCAGATTCACGCTTATGCCCTTAAAAGGGGCTTACAAGGATTTTTGCAAGTAGCAAATGCTCTCGTCATGGCCTATGGTAAGAATGGCTTTCTTCAACAAGCAACCCAGACATTTGCTACCCTCCATAACCCCGACATAGTTTCATGGTCATCCATGGTTTCTTCCTTTGCCTACCTTGGGCGTGCCAAGAGTGCAATCCATGTGTTTGAGAGAATGATCCAACAAGGCGTGCGGCTTGATGGCATTGCATTTCTTGGAGTTCTTTCTGCGTGCAGCCATGCTGGGCTCATTGAAGATGGCTTAAAGTATTTTCTTATGATGATGGACTACAAAATTGATCCATGTCCGCAGCATTTTGTCTGTTTAGTTGATCTTCTGGGGAGAGCTGGCATGGTTCAGGATGCCTACGACGTTTTAATTAACATCTCCTGCCAAACAAACATTGATGTTATTGGAGCTTTCCTTGGGGCCTGCAAGACGCGAGGCAACATTGAGTTGGCAAAGTGGGCTGCCGATAG GAGCTTGGAGTGA